One segment of Brassica napus cultivar Da-Ae chromosome C3, Da-Ae, whole genome shotgun sequence DNA contains the following:
- the LOC106448897 gene encoding probable serine/threonine-protein kinase PBL11: MGACFSNRIKTDIASSTWLSSRFLSRDGSKGSSSTSFSHVPRTEGEILQNANLKSFTLSELKSATRSFRLDSMVGEGGFGRVFKGWIDETSLAPCKPGTGLVIAVKKLNQEGLQGHREWLAEINYLGQLNHPNLVKLIGYCLDEEQRLLVYEFMPRGSLENHLFRRGTFYQPLPWNTRVRMALGAARGLAFLHNAQPQVIYRDVKASNILLDSNYRAKLSDFGLARDGPMGDKSHVSTRIMGTQGYAAPEYLSTGHLSAKNDVYSFGVVLLELLSGRRAIDRNQPVGEHNLVDWAKPYLVNKRRLLRVMDPRLQGQYSLTRASKIALLALDCISIDAKSRPDMKDIVKTLEELHVQKETPKEEEQNLQPSSDNNNNNKSPQAVNYPRPSIM, encoded by the exons ATGGGAGCTTGTTTCAGCAATCGGATCAAAACAGATATTGCTTCCAGCACAT GGCTAAGTTCGAGATTCTTGAGTAGAGATGGGAGCAAGGGGTCATCGAGCACTTCTTTCTCTCACGTGCCTCGAACAGAAGGCGAGATCTTGCAAAATGCTAATCTCAAGAGCTTTACCCTCAGTGAACTCAAGTCAGCAACGAGGAGCTTCAGGCTTGATAGTATGGTTGGTGAAGGTGGCTTTGGTCGCGTTTTCAAAGGATGGATCGATGAGACTTCCTTGGCTCCTTGTAAACCAGGGACTGGACTCGTCATTGCAGTGAAAAAACTCAACCAAGAAGGGCTTCAAGGTCACCGAGAATGGCTG GCTGAGATCAACTATTTAGGTCAGCTGAATCATCCTAACCTTGTGAAACTGATTGGGTACTGCTTGGATGAAGAGCAGAGGCTGCTTGTTTATGAGTTCATGCCTCGTGGGAGTCTTGAGAATCACTTATTCAGAA GAGGAACATTCTATCAGCCACTTCCATGGAACACAAGGGTTAGAATGGCTCTTGGTGCAGCTAGAGGACTCGCTTTTCTTCACAATGCTCAGCCACAGGTTATATACCGAGACGTCAAAGCATCCAACATCTTGCTAGATTCG AACTACAGGGCAAAGCTTTCGGACTTCGGCTTGGCTAGAGATGGTCCAATGGGTGACAAGAGCCATGTCTCTACCAGAATCATGGGAACTCAAGGATACGCTGCTCCAGAATATCTATCCACtg GTCATTTATCGGCAAAGAATGATGTGTACAGTTTTGGGGTGGTGTTACTGGAGTTGTTATCAGGAAGACGAGCAATCGACAGGAACCAACCGGTGGGAGAACACAATCTAGTTGACTGGGCGAAGCCTTATCTAGTAAACAAAAGAAGGCTTCTTCGAGTGATGGATCCTCGTCTCCAAGGTCAATACTCGCTAACCCGAGCTTCAAAGATTGCACTTCTTGCACTCGATTGCATATCAATAGATGCCAAGAGTAGACCGGACATGAAGGATATCGTCAAGACGCTTGAAGAACTTCATGTCCAGAAGGAAACACCAAAAGAGGAGGAGCAGAATCTTCAACCCAGCAgtgataacaacaacaacaacaaatctCCGCAAGCTGTGAACTATCCTAGGCCTTCAATCATGTAA
- the LOC106448906 gene encoding trafficking protein particle complex subunit 4-like: MAAIYSLYIINKSGGLIFYKDCGTKGRMDTNDSLRVASLWHSMHAISQQLSPVNGCSGIELLQADTFDLHCFQSLPGTKFFVVCEPGTPHMESLLRYVYELYTDYVLKNPFYEIEMPIRCELFDINLTQAVQSDRVALLGR; the protein is encoded by the exons ATGGCAGCGATTTACAGTCTTTACATAATCAACAAATCTGGTGGTTTGATTTTCTACAAG GACTGTGGAACGAAGGGAAGGATGGATACGAATGATAGCTTGAGGGTAGCCAGTTTATGGCACTCAATGCACGCCATTTCTCAGCAGCTTTCTCCTGTTAATGGCTGTTCTGGCATCGAGCTTCTCCAAGCCGATACCTTTGATCTCCATTGCTTCCAGTCTCTCCCAG GAACAAAGTTCTTTGTGGTTTGTGAACCTGGAACTCCTCACATGGAGAGCCTCCTTAGATACGTTTATGAACTCTACACTGACTACGTCTTGAAGAATCCTTTCTATGAGATTGAGATGCCTATTCGCTGCGAGCTTTTCGACATCAACCTTACTCAAGCTGTTCAGTCTGATCGCGTTGCTCTCCTAGGACGATGA